A portion of the Geoalkalibacter ferrihydriticus DSM 17813 genome contains these proteins:
- a CDS encoding TraB/GumN family protein — MENSDIHRLTLGDKEIILVGTAHISRESVETVTRVITEEQPDTVCIELDEQRFQALRNTNKWESLNLKEVIRKGQVPFLMTNLALAAFQKRMGLQTGIRPGAEMAAAAETAEALGARVELVDRNIRTTLLRVWRRTSLWKKAQIMGALVAGLFDSQKVSEEELARLRQTDTLSAMLEEMSRMLPSVKTVLVDERDIYMAYHILHAPGNRVVAILGAAHIPGIKRLLKEDISAATIAEISRIPAKPIISRAIPWIIPAVVISLFVLGFFLGDRQQVAGAALAWVLANGGLSALGALLALGHPLTILSAFLAAPLTSLNPTIGAGFVTGLVQVMVAAPTVRDMERVGEDLVSVRGWWSNRLARVLLVFVFSSLGSTLGTFLAFHWLKDLI, encoded by the coding sequence ATGGAAAACTCTGACATTCATCGCCTAACCCTCGGCGACAAGGAAATCATTCTGGTCGGCACCGCGCACATCTCCCGTGAATCAGTGGAAACCGTCACCCGGGTCATCACTGAAGAGCAACCCGACACCGTTTGCATCGAGCTTGACGAACAGCGCTTTCAGGCGCTGCGAAACACCAACAAGTGGGAATCGCTCAACCTTAAGGAAGTCATCCGCAAAGGCCAGGTGCCCTTTCTCATGACCAACCTGGCGCTTGCGGCCTTCCAGAAACGCATGGGCCTGCAAACCGGCATTCGCCCCGGCGCCGAGATGGCTGCCGCGGCCGAGACCGCCGAGGCGCTGGGTGCGCGGGTCGAGCTGGTTGACCGCAACATCCGCACCACCCTGCTGCGCGTGTGGCGCCGCACCAGTCTGTGGAAAAAAGCGCAGATCATGGGCGCGCTGGTGGCAGGACTGTTTGACTCACAAAAAGTCAGCGAAGAAGAACTGGCGCGTCTGCGCCAGACCGACACCCTCTCGGCCATGCTCGAAGAGATGAGTCGCATGCTGCCTTCGGTGAAGACCGTGCTGGTCGATGAACGCGACATCTACATGGCCTATCACATCCTGCACGCGCCGGGAAATCGCGTCGTGGCAATTTTGGGCGCGGCGCATATTCCGGGCATCAAGCGGTTGCTGAAGGAGGATATCAGCGCCGCGACCATCGCCGAAATTTCGCGGATCCCGGCCAAGCCCATCATCTCGCGGGCGATTCCCTGGATCATTCCGGCGGTGGTCATCAGCCTGTTTGTTCTCGGTTTTTTTCTCGGTGACCGCCAGCAGGTAGCCGGTGCCGCTCTGGCATGGGTGTTGGCCAACGGCGGCCTTTCCGCGCTGGGCGCATTGCTGGCCCTGGGCCATCCCCTGACGATTCTCAGCGCCTTTCTCGCAGCGCCACTGACCTCTCTCAACCCCACCATCGGCGCGGGCTTCGTCACCGGGCTGGTGCAGGTCATGGTCGCAGCCCCCACGGTACGTGACATGGAACGGGTCGGTGAAGATCTGGTCTCGGTGCGCGGTTGGTGGTCCAACCGCCTGGCACGAGTGCTTCTGGTTTTCGTCTTCTCGTCTCTCGGCTCAACCCTGGGAACCTTTCTCGCCTTCCACTGGCTCAAGGACTTGATTTAA
- a CDS encoding ATP-binding protein produces MTKTLDDKRERLLKALIEIGQELAATTELEALLGRILDVSRDVFHFDNAIIRLLDEDARTLVTAASYGYDSQVTAVPLTLGRGVMGKVAQNGEPLLINDLRATADYVAGIEGARSELAVPLVAHDKILGVFNVESTRSQAFTEEDRDLLVILGRQAAAAIENARLYENLRHVSNQYRDLHQFNSRILKSVDLGIYTVDIDLRITSWNPGMETMSGLSEAQALGQELLCLFPQLEEEGMAQRLRQVLSSGISEKLRLAHRDLRGEVRFQKRRIAALKDGGATTGAVVIVEDVTEFRRLLDQTIQSEKLAELGRLSAGIAHEINNPLSVISYAAQLLLREEQIPPDQEELLERIDSETDRLKALTGGLLSFSRGRETHKRFMDLNDTVRDVLRLVKYELTRNNIEVLEDYGDLPLVQADPNKLKQVFINLVMNAVQAMEKDGAIRISSRRVQSGWVEIVFADSGPGMDAHLQEKVFEPFFTTRKEGEGTGLGLYICRTIIDDHGGRLLLDSAPSQGASFRIRLPVE; encoded by the coding sequence ATGACGAAGACATTGGATGACAAACGCGAACGCCTGCTCAAGGCATTGATCGAAATCGGCCAGGAGTTGGCGGCGACCACCGAACTCGAGGCACTTCTCGGGCGGATTCTCGACGTGTCCCGCGATGTTTTTCATTTCGACAACGCCATCATTCGCCTGCTCGACGAGGATGCTCGGACACTGGTGACGGCAGCCTCCTACGGCTACGATTCTCAGGTGACCGCAGTGCCCCTCACTCTGGGGCGAGGCGTGATGGGAAAAGTGGCGCAAAACGGGGAGCCGTTGTTGATCAATGACCTGCGCGCCACGGCCGATTATGTCGCCGGCATCGAAGGCGCGCGCAGTGAACTCGCCGTGCCTCTGGTGGCCCATGATAAAATTCTAGGTGTTTTCAACGTTGAGAGCACGCGATCGCAGGCGTTCACCGAGGAAGATCGCGATTTGCTGGTGATTCTAGGCCGTCAGGCCGCTGCCGCCATTGAAAACGCCCGCCTCTATGAGAATCTGCGTCACGTCTCCAACCAGTACCGAGATTTGCACCAGTTCAACAGCCGCATTCTTAAAAGCGTCGATCTCGGGATCTACACGGTCGATATCGATCTGCGCATTACCTCGTGGAATCCCGGAATGGAAACCATGAGTGGCCTGAGCGAAGCCCAGGCCCTGGGGCAAGAGCTGCTGTGCCTGTTTCCGCAACTCGAAGAGGAGGGCATGGCGCAGCGTCTGCGCCAGGTACTGAGCAGTGGTATTTCGGAAAAACTGCGCCTGGCCCACCGGGATCTGCGGGGTGAAGTCCGCTTCCAAAAACGGCGTATCGCCGCGCTCAAGGATGGCGGTGCCACGACCGGGGCGGTGGTGATCGTCGAAGACGTAACCGAATTCAGACGGCTCCTCGATCAGACCATACAGTCGGAGAAACTCGCTGAACTCGGGCGCCTCTCCGCTGGAATCGCCCATGAGATCAACAATCCCCTCAGTGTCATTTCCTACGCCGCGCAATTGCTGTTGCGCGAGGAGCAGATTCCCCCCGACCAGGAAGAACTGCTGGAGCGCATCGACAGCGAAACCGATCGGCTCAAAGCCCTGACCGGTGGTCTATTGTCCTTTTCCCGTGGCCGCGAAACCCACAAGAGATTTATGGACCTCAACGACACGGTGCGTGACGTGCTGCGCCTGGTGAAATACGAGCTGACGCGCAACAACATTGAGGTTCTGGAGGATTACGGCGATTTGCCGTTGGTGCAGGCCGATCCCAACAAGCTCAAGCAGGTCTTCATCAACCTGGTAATGAATGCCGTTCAAGCCATGGAAAAAGACGGGGCCATCCGCATCAGCTCGCGCCGCGTCCAGTCCGGATGGGTCGAAATAGTGTTTGCCGACAGTGGACCGGGCATGGATGCCCATCTGCAGGAAAAAGTATTCGAACCCTTTT
- a CDS encoding alkaline phosphatase, with amino-acid sequence MIAKVRKKTAAVHIALLVLLLPGLCFGNNGVAGMATPPHKAAQAKNIILFIGDGMQLEHEIAYSRYLTGEDFALVWNNFDYEVPVATWDVTTYNRYARDLGAAPFAYDNFDPMVGYNANEGGFERYPLDTTGADNYFLRPRYATDSASAATAMATGVKTDAGNLAWLSGDPEGGDLRTIAEMVRESNGGAIGVVSTVPFSHATPAAFVSHNVSRNNYFTGRGGYQGMGIADEIIQMVRPEVVIGGGHPDYNSGFMSRALYDELQRGSEYLFVERLPDTNGGRALRNAARQAAKQGKKLFGLFGGAGGNFEPPLVAHDPGYPQIEAATKENPTLADATLAALEVLSTNEKGFFLMVEQGDIDWANHANDYLWMMGTMHDLHEAVKAAVAFVNQQGDHMDWSNTLLLVTSDHGNSYMRLNPALPMGKGELPSPSEIRVWNQNQVEGVMKVTFGTGSHTNELVSLYVQGAAADLHAQYEGFWYPGTRIIDNTHIFEAMREFAFKWEYDGWRPGTSRKPFLEKVPGFAR; translated from the coding sequence ATGATTGCCAAGGTACGCAAAAAAACAGCAGCCGTTCACATTGCCCTGCTGGTGCTTCTGCTCCCCGGGCTGTGCTTCGGCAACAACGGCGTTGCCGGCATGGCGACGCCGCCGCACAAGGCCGCGCAGGCTAAGAACATCATCCTGTTCATCGGTGACGGCATGCAGCTCGAGCATGAAATCGCCTACAGCCGCTATCTGACCGGCGAAGATTTCGCTCTGGTCTGGAACAATTTCGACTACGAGGTTCCCGTCGCCACCTGGGACGTGACCACCTACAATCGCTACGCCCGCGACTTGGGCGCGGCGCCCTTCGCGTACGACAACTTTGATCCAATGGTCGGCTACAATGCCAACGAAGGGGGCTTCGAACGATACCCCCTGGATACCACAGGAGCGGACAATTATTTTCTGCGGCCGCGTTACGCCACCGATTCGGCCTCGGCGGCCACCGCCATGGCTACGGGCGTTAAGACCGATGCCGGCAACCTCGCCTGGCTCTCCGGCGACCCCGAGGGCGGCGACCTGAGAACCATCGCCGAGATGGTGCGCGAGTCCAACGGCGGCGCCATCGGCGTGGTGAGCACCGTGCCCTTCAGCCACGCGACTCCGGCGGCCTTCGTCTCGCACAATGTCAGCCGCAACAACTATTTCACCGGGCGCGGCGGCTACCAAGGCATGGGAATCGCCGATGAAATTATTCAGATGGTCAGGCCCGAAGTGGTCATCGGTGGCGGTCATCCCGACTACAACAGCGGCTTCATGTCGCGTGCCCTTTACGATGAGCTCCAGCGAGGCAGCGAATACCTCTTCGTTGAGCGTCTTCCCGACACCAACGGAGGCCGCGCACTGCGCAACGCAGCCCGTCAGGCGGCCAAGCAGGGCAAAAAACTCTTCGGTCTGTTCGGCGGCGCCGGCGGCAATTTCGAACCTCCTCTGGTTGCGCACGACCCCGGCTATCCGCAAATTGAAGCCGCCACCAAGGAAAATCCCACCCTCGCCGACGCCACCCTCGCCGCCCTCGAGGTGCTCAGCACCAATGAAAAAGGCTTTTTCCTCATGGTCGAGCAGGGCGACATCGACTGGGCCAATCACGCCAACGATTATTTGTGGATGATGGGCACCATGCATGACCTGCATGAGGCGGTCAAGGCCGCCGTCGCCTTCGTCAACCAGCAGGGCGACCACATGGACTGGAGCAACACTCTGCTGCTGGTGACCAGCGACCACGGCAACAGCTACATGCGCCTCAATCCCGCCTTGCCCATGGGCAAAGGCGAACTTCCCTCCCCGAGTGAAATTCGGGTGTGGAACCAGAATCAGGTCGAGGGGGTAATGAAAGTCACCTTCGGCACCGGCAGCCATACCAACGAACTGGTCAGCCTTTATGTACAGGGCGCCGCCGCTGACCTGCACGCCCAGTATGAAGGTTTCTGGTACCCGGGAACTCGAATCATCGACAATACGCATATCTTCGAGGCCATGCGCGAATTCGCTTTTAAATGGGAGTATGACGGCTGGCGTCCTGGGACATCCCGTAAGCCTTTCCTGGAGAAAGTTCCCGGATTTGCACGTTGA